A stretch of DNA from Cerasicoccus sp. TK19100:
AAGGCAAACCACAGCAGCGCATGCGCATAACCGGCGGACAGGCGCGGGGTATTCCGATCAAGGCCCCGGATCGCGGGGTGCGCCCGGCGACGGATTACCTGCGTGAGGCGGTGTTTTCCTCGCTCGGGCCCGATCGCGTGCGTGATGCGCGGGTGCTGGACTGCTTTGCGGGCACGGGTGCCTATGGCCTGGAGGCGCTGAGCCGTGGTGCCCAGCTGGCGGTGTTTGTTGAGCAGGACCGCGGCGCGCTCAAATGCTGGGAGCATAACCGCGCCGCCGTGGCGAAATCCCTCCAACAAAGCCCGGGCGCAATCAGCGATTTATGGCGCGGGGACGTCTTCCGCGTGCTCGCCAAGGGCAGCGAAACCTTCGACCTGATTTTTGCCGACCCACCCTACGAACTGTGGAACGAGCGCGGCGGCGAGCTGCTGGAGCTGCTGTTTGCGCGCCTGAGCGAGCAGAGCGAGGCGCGTGTCATTTGCGAAGCGCCGGGTGCCTGGCAGCCGGAGTTGCCCGCGGGCTGGGAGCTTTATCGCCGCCTCGCGAAAGGTCCACGGCAGCCGAGTGCGCTGATCATTGGCCGGTAACCTTTAAAAGAATCCACGGAACCCGGTGGGCGTTTTACTTCGCCGAGTTGCGCATGTCTTCTTCGGTAATTTCGATGCCCTTCAGCTTCTCGTCGTTGACGAGGCTTTCCACGCCGGAACCGGTCATGCTGGATTGGCTGCCGGTGCCGACAATACGCTTTTCCAGCTGATCGCTATTGAGCTTCTGGTTGCTGTAGCCTTCCTCGCGCACGGATGCCACGGTTTGCGATGAGAGGAACTCGGCCTCCTTTTGCTCATTGAGCACCTGCTTGCGCAGGCTCGAAAGCATGCGGCTAAAGGGATAGGCGGCCATGCCGGCATTGAGGATGCGTTCCGAGGTCTCGTAGGCGCGCACTTTGCGCATTGCCTCGGCGGCTTCCCAGTAAATTTCTGGCACCATGCGGTGGGTCTGCATGTATTTGACCAAGTCGTTGTATTCCCCGGCAGACTTCTGCGTGGCGGCCTCCAGTATTTGCTTATACGCGCCCAGGATTGGGGCGGCACTGGGGTCTTTGGGGGCTGCCGGTTTCACGGCCAAGTATTCTTGATAAGCTTCCTCAAACTTACCCTCGGTCACGAGGGCTTGGATGTAGTAAAACCACAGGGCACCGAAAAGATCGGGGCTTTCCAGGCCGACAATGCGCATGAGGCGCTTGACCTTCTGGGAATCGGGCTGGTCGGTAAATTGGGCCGCGATACTGGTAATCGCTTGCATGTTACGGCGGTGGACCGCGAGGTAAAGGTCGAGCAAGGCGTCGGCCGCAGCGGTGTCGCCATTGGCATACATCAGGATGATGGCGTCCATCTGCGCGTTCCAGGCCTGGGGATGGTCGCGGAAGAGGCTGTGGTAAATTTTTCGCGCCTTGGCTTCGTCTTCCTGAGATTGGGCGAGGTAGCCCTGCATGAGCGTCAGCTGAGGCTCGCTGAGGGTCTCCGCATCGAGCGTGTTCAGGTATTGTCTCGCATCTTCATAGGCCCCCATCTTGAGGTAGGCAAAGGTGATGGTGTCGTGGTAATGCGCATTGGGGTCGACCTCGTTCAGGTGGTCGGCGGTGGTGATGGCGTTGGCGTAGTCCTGCTCGATGATCTGGGCGCGCAGCAGGAGCTTGAGCAAGGCCAGCTTGAGCGGCTGGTTGTCCTCGATTTCCGGATAGTTAAGGATTTTAGGGGCCGCGCGCATGATGGCCGGATTATTTTCCGTGTATTGGCACAGCTGGATGAGGCTGGTCAGGTAAACCGACTTTTCGGGGTATTTGTAATCCAGGCCTTCGATCAGCAGGTCCACCGCTTCCACGTAAAGCCCGGCGGCGATGTAAAACTGCGCCAGCTCCAGCCGGGCGTCGAAGTCTTCCGGCACACGGCGGACGCCGGAGCGGTATTTATAAAAGGCCTGCATAACCTGGCCATTGGCCAGATCGTCCCGAGCCTGGAGGATTTGAGTTTCCCCTTGTTTTTGCACGAGGCCCTTGGCGTTGATCGGGGCCATGAGCACATCGGCGTAGCTGATCTGGTTGTACGGCTGCCGGGCGCGCAGCAGATAAGCCCCGAAACCAATGCCCAAATACAACAGAATCGACATGAACATGCCGAACCACACGAGACGCTTTAACTCCAGCTCGATGGAGATCGCTTTATTGTGCTTGCGGCGACCCGGCTTAATCCGAATGCAGCTCCAACACCGGCGAAGACTTTTCAGCCAGGTGTCGGAACCTACTAGGACGATCTGAACGTTCATGGTCTGCGGCGCCGCCGGCTGGGGCGCGGGGTTGATTGAATAAAAAATAGTGGCCAGGCACCCTGCGGCACACGTGAATCCTGGTTGCCCTTGCTTCCTTCCGGACCTGGGGGAGTTCACCGGTTCGACGTTGCACAGGACCCGGCCAGTGGGGAAAGCAGATTATAAGCAGCTGCTTTTCAATGTTTTTCTTTCACGGGAATTAGGGGCTATTTAGGCCAGAGAATTTACCTTGCGCTTGCAGATACATTTGTTTGTAGTTTACTGCACTATGCGGGCTACAAAGAAAATCCTCCTCACACTTCCAATTGTTGCGCTTCTGGGCGCTGGTTGTTCGATGAACGATAAGTCGACCATTACGCCGATGGAATACGTGCGTGACGACTGGAACGACAATGTTCCGATGTCCGTCACTGCCCAGCAATCGGCTTACAGTGCCAACCAGAACCTGGTTGAATCCGGTATCGTCTTTCACGACTATGTTCAAAAGGACATGGGCCTGAGCCCAAGCGGCGTCTGGTACCCAACCTATGACATGGCCGAAGGCAAAGTGCCAGTCGATGGACCGGCTCCGCAGTATTGCCCGATCACGGGCCATTCCGTGGAAGAGTAAAACATTTCCTGAAACGCCGTCCCTTACCGGACGGCGTTTTTTTGGCACTTTTCAGGCGTAATAAGCGCTTGAACCGCTTGGCGTTCTCGCTTCCAATCGGCGAATGAAATTTTTGGCCGCATTTTTACTCTTCGCCGCATTCGGCTTGGCGGGTTGCGAAACCCAACGCACGGAGACCGTTAACGACGGCTTCGGCATGGAGTTCACCGAGAGCTCCGACGCCGACCAAGCCAAGGTGATTGATTAATATGGGCAACGTATTCGGCTCCCTCTTCCGTATCTCCACCTGGGGCGAAAGCCATGGTGGTGGCATCGGCGTCGTCGTGGACGGCTGCCCGCCGCGGCTCCCTCTCAGCGAGGCGGACATCCAGCTAGAGCTCGACCGCCGGCGCCCCGGCCAGAGCGACATCACCACGCCGCGTAAGGAGACCGATACCGCAATGATCGTCTCCGGTGTCTTCGAGGGGCAGACCCTGGGCACCCCGATCGCCGTGACAGTGCCCAATGCCGACCACCGTCCCGAGGCCTACTCGGAGATGAAGGCCAAGTTCCGCCCATCGCACGCGGACTACACCTACCAGACCAAGTTTGGCATTCGCAACCACGAGGGCGGCGGCCGCTCTTCGGCCCGCGAGACCATTGGCCGTGTGGCCGCTGGCGCGATCGCCAAGAAAATCCTTCGCCTCGGCCCGGACAGCCCGGTCGAGATCAGCGCCTACATTGAGCGCGTTCACAATATTTCCATCCCCGGCCAAGACGGCCCGGATGGTCCGACACTCCCCTTCCCCACGCTGGAAGAAGTCGAGGCCAACGCCGTGCGCTGCCCGGACCCCGAGACCGCCGAAAAGATGATTGCCCGCATCAAGGAAGCCCGCAGCGAGGGCGACAGCGTGGGCGGCGTCATCGTCTGCCGCGTCCGCGGTCTGCCAGTCGGGCTCGGTGTGCCGGTGTTCGACCGCCTGGAGGCCGATTTGGCCAAAGCCATGCTCTCCCTGCCCGCGACGAAGGGCTTCGAGGTCGGCAGCGGATTTGGTGCCGTGGGCCTGACGGGCCGCGAGCACAACGATCGCTTCGTCAACCGCGATGGCAAGGTCCACACCGAGACGAACCGCTCCGGCGGCGTCCAGGGCGGCATCAGCAACGGCGAGGAGCTTTACTTCCGCATCGCGTTTAAGCCAACGGCGACAATCCTGCAAAGCCAGGCCACGGTTGATCTGGCCGGCCAGGAAACCGAGCTCATGGGCCGTGGCCGCCACGACCCGTGCGTGGTCCCACGCGCCGTGCCGATTGTGGAGTCGATGACGGCCCTGGTGATCGTCGACCACTGGATGCGCCATCAGGCCCAGTGCGGGACGTTTTCCTTCGCCTAAATTGGCCGAAAAAATTTCCGGAATAATCCGCCTACCGTGTTCTCTTATTATCGAATGCAACAATGCATTCACAATAGAATAGCAGGTTCAGGTAGGCGGCGGCTCCAAGGGATTGGGGCCGTCGTCGTTTTTAGGCCGATTGCAGCTCTTCTATCAGGCTATGGACGTGGCCTTCGATCTCCGCCAGGGCTTTCTCCGGCGTAGCGAGATCCACGTCGTGCACGGCCCAGTATTCCACGCGGTCTTCCCAGCCGGGAAACTGATGCGCCAGCATGGGAAAATGCTCCTCCCGCTTGAGGGCGATAACACGATCCGAGCTATGTAAGTCCATGCCCGACAATGGCATGCGCCGCATTCCGGTGTGCTCTAGGCCGATTTTTCGCGTGCGCAGAGCCTGCTCGGTGAATGGCGAGATTTGCGAATTATCGATGATCCAGTTAATGTTCAGCCCGCGTGAGTAGGCCCACCACGGCAGCCCCAGCTGGCTGGCCAAGTGGTTGAATAAGCCCTCGGCAAAGCGGCTGCGATAGTAGTTGCCCGTGCAGATAAACAGCAGGCGTTGAGTCTCGTGCTCCAGCGTGCTCATAGTGAAGTGGTTAATATAACTTCATGCATAAACCGCGCCAGAGCCAGGCACTGTTGTCACAGGAATTTTAGAGATTAAAGTGAGCCAATTAAAAATTAAAGAGATCCAGAAGCACCTGCCGCCGAACCGGCGAGATCGCGTAATGAATACTTAGCGAATCATGGCTTTCTTCGCGGGCCCTAATCTCCAAAAAAACTGAGCCGCCTTCCCGGGCAGGAAGGCGGCTCTACACAGACGACAGATACCTAAAAATTGAGGTCCTGCCTGATACTTCGGTTGCTATGCTACGCTACTTTGATTGCCACACTCCACTGGGGAGCATGTAATATATTGGGTGTAACGATTATATAGACGCAGGGCCGTGGATTTCGTTCAAAAGATTCCGCGAGTTTCACTCCCCAAATACGCAAGCCCTTCACTGCCAGCAGGTTTTACTGATATCGATTTTGTCGACGCGCTGAAAACTTCTATGAAGGCACGCTTCACCTGTAATTGGTCACAGAGGGCAGTGTTTTGAGCGAGGGCGGTTTTCCTTCCGCCTCCGGGTTTTCCGAACTCAACTGGCACGTGGGTAAAACGTCGCTCTGAGGACGGTCCGCCTTTTGCCAATGGTACAAAGCAAAAGCGCCTTCCCGAAGGAAAGCGCTTTTTGAAATTGAAGGCGGGCGGCCTACCCCTAAACCGCCCGCCATTGTTTTCTACTTTATCTCGTTGCTTGTTACCCCATCTCCCGTAGGAGAAAGTTGATTATGCTGCTACAGTAGCTTCGATTGTGCCAATGTCAACGGCTTTTTTAAGAAATTTTCGATTAGCAAAGATTTATTGATTAATCAGTTATTATTGTGGGACTTTACCCAGGCAGGAAAGTTCCCTAATTTTTCTCTGCGGTCTATTTTTTCTCACTACCGGCGCAGATTCATTGAAATATTTTCGGTTTACTGACATATATATACCTGTGAGTGCTAAAAATAAGTGTATGATCTGTGGCGAAACCGCCACGGTGTTTGTCAATCTGGTCAAAACCGGCCACACGGCTCACAGTGCTTATTGCGCAGCGCATGCTGAGGAGTTGGGCATTCTTTCTCCCGGGGCGTATGCGTTGCTCGATGCGAGCGACAGCGGGCATGAGTCCGATAACCATTTGCACGCTACGAAGTGCTCGAGCTGCGGCTTTAGCCTGCGCGACTGGAAGCGGACCGGCCGTTTTGGCTGTGCCGACTGCTACAAGGCGTTTGCGGAAAAAATCGAGCCTGCGCTCAAGCGCCTGCACACCGATACGGTCCACCGTGGCAAGATTCCGCGTAACGCATTTACCCCTGGGCTGATCGCCAACCGCATTCAGGATTTGCAGCGTCAGTTGGATTCCGCCGTCCAAGAGGAGCGTTTTGAAGACGCCGCGCTGACGCGCGATATGATGACCGAGTTGCTTTCGTGGAAGGATGATGAGGAATAAATAGCGATTTTCACTATCGCATATTAGTTAGTATTCCTTATCTCGTTCGTTTGCAATGTGCTAAAACGGTGCACATGACTGGTTTTTGTTGTATTTATTTGCTAACTTCTGCTTACTAATCGCTCGAAAATTTCAACTCACTCACTTATCATGATTGAAGGTGTATTTTGGCTAACTTTCTCTGTCCTCGCAATCGGCTCGGCCGCGCTGGGGTGCTATTTGGTGTTCGCGCCGCGTGACGCATTGGCCGTTCGCTATCAAAATTACATGTTGGCCAAGACCATGCGCCCGCTTAAGGACGAAGATTTTGGCCACTTGCCCAAGATTGTTTGGGGCCTCAAGGGTGCCGGGCTGCTTTGTCTGACCCTGAGTGCCGGCATGATCGTGGGCGTATCACTGATCCGCTAAATCGGCAGCGATAGTTTCAATCCCCGGAGGCGATGTTGAGAGACATCGCCTTTTTACTGTGCGGATTCTCGGAGAAACGGCACACTACGCCTAACCGCAGCGTGACGCTCAGCTGTCGTCACCCTGCGGAACATCGAGTGTTAGCGCGCGAGTGAGCGGCAACAACGGGGCTTTGCCCTCCGGATTCGAGCGGGCGGCTGCGAAAGCGGCACCCAACTAAAAAACTTGAGACGGCTTAGCCTAGCTCGCCAATGGCGGCTTTGACGTCGT
This window harbors:
- the aroC gene encoding chorismate synthase, with amino-acid sequence MGNVFGSLFRISTWGESHGGGIGVVVDGCPPRLPLSEADIQLELDRRRPGQSDITTPRKETDTAMIVSGVFEGQTLGTPIAVTVPNADHRPEAYSEMKAKFRPSHADYTYQTKFGIRNHEGGGRSSARETIGRVAAGAIAKKILRLGPDSPVEISAYIERVHNISIPGQDGPDGPTLPFPTLEEVEANAVRCPDPETAEKMIARIKEARSEGDSVGGVIVCRVRGLPVGLGVPVFDRLEADLAKAMLSLPATKGFEVGSGFGAVGLTGREHNDRFVNRDGKVHTETNRSGGVQGGISNGEELYFRIAFKPTATILQSQATVDLAGQETELMGRGRHDPCVVPRAVPIVESMTALVIVDHWMRHQAQCGTFSFA
- a CDS encoding UvrB/UvrC motif-containing protein is translated as MSAKNKCMICGETATVFVNLVKTGHTAHSAYCAAHAEELGILSPGAYALLDASDSGHESDNHLHATKCSSCGFSLRDWKRTGRFGCADCYKAFAEKIEPALKRLHTDTVHRGKIPRNAFTPGLIANRIQDLQRQLDSAVQEERFEDAALTRDMMTELLSWKDDEE
- a CDS encoding RsmD family RNA methyltransferase — translated: MRITGGQARGIPIKAPDRGVRPATDYLREAVFSSLGPDRVRDARVLDCFAGTGAYGLEALSRGAQLAVFVEQDRGALKCWEHNRAAVAKSLQQSPGAISDLWRGDVFRVLAKGSETFDLIFADPPYELWNERGGELLELLFARLSEQSEARVICEAPGAWQPELPAGWELYRRLAKGPRQPSALIIGR
- a CDS encoding low molecular weight phosphatase family protein, coding for MSTLEHETQRLLFICTGNYYRSRFAEGLFNHLASQLGLPWWAYSRGLNINWIIDNSQISPFTEQALRTRKIGLEHTGMRRMPLSGMDLHSSDRVIALKREEHFPMLAHQFPGWEDRVEYWAVHDVDLATPEKALAEIEGHVHSLIEELQSA
- a CDS encoding tetratricopeptide repeat protein, which codes for MNVQIVLVGSDTWLKSLRRCWSCIRIKPGRRKHNKAISIELELKRLVWFGMFMSILLYLGIGFGAYLLRARQPYNQISYADVLMAPINAKGLVQKQGETQILQARDDLANGQVMQAFYKYRSGVRRVPEDFDARLELAQFYIAAGLYVEAVDLLIEGLDYKYPEKSVYLTSLIQLCQYTENNPAIMRAAPKILNYPEIEDNQPLKLALLKLLLRAQIIEQDYANAITTADHLNEVDPNAHYHDTITFAYLKMGAYEDARQYLNTLDAETLSEPQLTLMQGYLAQSQEDEAKARKIYHSLFRDHPQAWNAQMDAIILMYANGDTAAADALLDLYLAVHRRNMQAITSIAAQFTDQPDSQKVKRLMRIVGLESPDLFGALWFYYIQALVTEGKFEEAYQEYLAVKPAAPKDPSAAPILGAYKQILEAATQKSAGEYNDLVKYMQTHRMVPEIYWEAAEAMRKVRAYETSERILNAGMAAYPFSRMLSSLRKQVLNEQKEAEFLSSQTVASVREEGYSNQKLNSDQLEKRIVGTGSQSSMTGSGVESLVNDEKLKGIEITEEDMRNSAK